In Chionomys nivalis chromosome 21, mChiNiv1.1, whole genome shotgun sequence, the genomic window GCCGCAGCATGAGTTCCATACAAGCGCTAAATGAAACAGcacatcaattaaaaaataaacactccATTCTAGGAGAAAGACAACCCCCTGGGATGTCCTAACAAGCGTAAATGAACCTGCCAAGCCCTGGCTCCTCACACCCCCCTCCCTTCTTAAGGTGGACGCTGAAAGCGCTGGCGGCTGCTGAATGCTCCTCAGAATCTGGGTGTTGAGCGCAGTAAGGTCCCCGCGTCCCCGCTAGGGCGCAGCCCCGCCTCTCACAGCAAAAAAGGAGGCGCTTGCAAACACATGTTAAGTTTTTAGATAGGTGGCGTATGTTCTTAAAAGTAGCAAGCAAGCGAAATGGGAATGCAGTGGTAGTTGTCAGTGTGTCTGTCTTATTAGTAAGTTTGTGTTTGAAAGGAGGAACTTGGTCCACGtgcttcatatatttatatattttgtctcAACCAAAGATCAACCTCCCCAATGACATCTGTTTTGATCACTCCCACTTTCTAAGTAAGGAATTGAGATGCCTCAGCTCACACAGCAATGAACACTTAAGTTCTTTGCACGGAGGCAGGACTCCTAAACACTCCCTTGACCAAACCTGATCATCTAGCTTCAACAGAAGTCGCTCTATTCCCAATTCTCCAAGTCTGAAAAGACCTTGTTATGAGAATTCCAAAAGGGCATCCCTCCCCAAATACCCCAGCTCCGGGTCTGGATCAGCCTTGGAGCCCTCCTTGAGCTTCCAAGGCCCTCCAGAACCAGTGAGTATTGTCCATGGACCGAGACTAGCTGGATCTTAACAGGTTCGGAGAGTCGCGGGAGGTGCAACTCACTATCAAAACACTGTCCCAGTACCCAGGTACAGACTCGGAAAAATGCGACCAAGATCTCTGAAGCACAGAGCTCTGTGGAGACAGTCTAGGTAAAAGCTCAATTGGTGCGGTCAGTCCCAAGGTGACTAAACTCTCCACCCGCCCAAAGCCAGAAAACCAGTTGCCAAACTACGGACTTCCTTAAGGAAGGCAGAACCTTGAGAGCGCTTAGACTCCGCCCTGTCACCCAGTGATTGGTGATTCCAGAAGGGGGCGGAGATCAACTACAGGCTGTATAAATATTCATGAGCCGGCCTGGAGGCGCTAGCCGACCAAAGCCGGGAAGTTGGGCGAAGGGAGCAGCTCCTGCGGAGGTGGAGGCGGCTGCTGGCGCGGACCACGGCCCTCAGGTGTCCCCTCCGCCTTTTGCTCTGTATTTGTTTTTCGGTCTCGCAAGAAGGCACAGCCTGCACACCCTACCCGACTGTGGCCAGAACGCGACGCGGACTTTCGCTGGCGGCAGATGCAGGAGGACCGACTGGGACCGACGCGGGAGtgaggaggcggcggcggcctGATCAGCGGAGGGCCCGGAACTCTGGCAGTGGCGGTGGGGCCTGGGACGGACATGAACCCTCGGGGCCCGGAGAGGGGCCGCCAGGTCTGACCCCAGAGGCGAGCGGCCAGGCACAGCCATCTTGACTGCGGCCCGAAAGGAAACTTGCTGCGCGCCGCCCTCTGAGCCTTCGCTGCTGGGCGCCACGCGAAGTGGCTGGGCGTGCAGGAGGACCTGCGTGAGCTCTGGACGATGAACCCAGGGGCCACCACTTTGCTCCGGGAGGGCTGAGTGCGACCCGGAGGGCGTAGGACAGACCCTGTGGAACTGTGGCGCGCCTGCGGTCACCCTTGCCCCAGGAGAGGCACGGGGGGGAGGGCCGGACGACTTCTGCCTAGGCTTGCGACCCTGCTGCCACAAACGCTGTCCAGAAAGAGCTAGATTGTTGGCAGATTTTCGGCTCCTCAGGGAGAAGCAGCACAAGACCCGCTGGTCGCCTGCTTTCCCTTTCCTCCGATTCCTCTCTGGGTTCCCTAGGGCCCTTCTGCGCGCCGTCTAGAGGAGGAAGACGTGGGGCCGCGGCGCGCAGCATGGAGTGGGGTTACCTGTTGGAAGTGACCTCGCTGCTAGCCGCCTTGGCGCTGCTGCAGCGCTCGAGCGGCGCCGCCGCCGCTTCGGCCAAGGAGCTGGCATGCCAAGAGATCACGGTGCCGCTGTGCAAGGGCATCGGTTACAACTACACCTACATGCCCAACCAGTTCAACCACGACACACAAGATGAGGCGGGCCTGGAAGTGCACCAGTTCTGGCCCCTGGTGGAGATCCAGTGCTCCCCCGACCTCAAGTTCTTTCTGTGCAGCATGTACACACCCATCTGCCTGGAAGACTACAAGAAGCCTCTGCCGCCTTGCCGCTCGGTGTGCGAACGCGCCAAGGCCGGCTGCGCGCCGCTCATGCGCCAGTACGGCTTCGCTTGGCCTGACCGCATGCGCTGCGATCGGCTGCCGGAGCAGGGCAACCCCGACACTCTGTGCATGGACTACAACCGCACCGACCTCACCACGGCCGCGCCCAGCCCACCGCGCCgcctgccgccgccgccgcccggcgAGCAGCCGCCCTCAGGCAGCGGCCACGGCCGTCCGCCAGGGGCCAGGCCCCCACACCGTGGCGGCGGCGGCAGGGGCGGCGGGGACACGGCGGCTGTGCCCCCCTCGCGCGGCGGGAAGGCGAGGCCCCCTAGTGGTGGCGCCGCTCCCTGCGAGCCTGGGTGCCAGTGCCGCGCGCCGATGGTGAGCGTGTCCAACGAACGCCACCCGCTCTACAACCGCGTCAAAACGGGTCAGATCGCCAACTGCGCGCTGCCCTGCCACAACCCCTTCTTCAGTCAGGATGAGCGCGCCTTCACCGTCTTCTGGATCGGCCTGTGGTCGGTGCTCTGCTTCGTCTCCACCTTCGCCACCGTCTCCACCTTTCTCATCGATATGGAGCGCTTCAAGTACCCTGAACGGCCCATCATCTTCCTCTCCGCCTGCTACCTCTTCGTTTCGGTCGGCTACCTGGTGCGCCTGGTGGCAGGGCACGAGAAAGTGGCCTGCAGTGGTGGCGCTCCGGGTGCGGGAGGAGCTGGGGGTGCTGGCGGCGCCGCTGCTGCTGGCGCGGGGGCGGCGGGAGCGGGGGCGAGCGGCCCGGGCGCGCGCGGCGAGTACGAGGAGCTGGGAGCAGTGGAGCAGCACGTGCGCTATGAGACCACCGGCCCCGCGTTGTGCACGGTGGTCTTCctccttgtttatttctttggtaTGGCCAGCTCCATCTGGTGGGTAATCCTGTCGCTCACGTGGTTCCTGGCGGCTGGCATGAAGTGGGGCAACGAGGCCATCGCGGGCTACTCACAGTACTTCCACCTGGCCGCGTGGCTAGTGCCCAGTGTCAAGTCCATCGCGGTGTTGGCGCTCAGCTCCGTAGACGGCGACCCGGTGGCGGGCATCTGCTACGTGGGAAACCAGAGCCTCGACAACCTGCGCGGCTTCGTGCTAGCGCCGCTGGTCATCTACCTCTTCATTGGCACCATGTTTCTGTTGGCTGGTTTCGTGTCCCTATTCCGAATCCGCTCGGTCATCAAGCAGCAAGGAGGCCCAACCAAGACGCACAAGCTAGAGAAGCTCATGATTCGCCTGGGCCTCTTCACTGTGCTCTACACGGTGCCCGCCGCCGTCGTTGTTGCCTGCCTTTTCTATGAGCAGCACAACCGTCCTCGCTGGGAGGCCACTCACAACTGCCCATGCCTTCGGGACCTGCAGCCTGACCAGGCGCGCAGGCCGGATTATGCGGTCTTCATGCTCAAGTACTTCATGTGTCTGGTGGTTGGCATCACGTCGGGCGTGTGGGTTTGGTCCGGCAAGACTCTGGAGTCCTGGCGCGCGCTGTGCACCCGCTGCTGCTGGGCCAGCAAGGGCGCAGCAGTAGGCGCGGGAGCCGGAGGCAGCGGCCCGGGGGGCGGCGGCCCCGGgccaggcgggggtggggggcccGGCGGAGGCGGGGGATCTCTCTACAGCGACGTCAGCACCGGCCTGACGTGGCGATCTGGCACGGCCAGCTCCATGTCTTACCCTAAACAGATGCCATTGTCCCAGGTCTGAACCCTGAGCGGACGCCCAGAAGGGGCGGAgatgggtgggggatggggagccCGAGGGCGGCTAAGGGACCCCAGACAGGCCGGGGTTCCCACCCCTTCACCGTGTTGATTGCTATTAGCATGATAATGAACTCTTAATGGTATCCATTAGCCGCTGGGACTTAAATGACTCCCTTAGAACAAAGTACCTGGCATTGAAGCCTCCCAGACCCAGCCCCTCCCCTCAGACGCTCCGGAGCGCCTCCCCCAGGCAATGGTTTCAGTCTGCTAGGAGAGTAGGAACCCTCCTGGGTACCCTGGCTGAGCCTTGAGGTCAAGCTGCAGACTTCACCCGAGGGACCGCTTCACCCTCAACCCCGCCTGCATAAATTCACTCCTCACACCCTGGAGGAGGGACGACTGCTACCTTGTAGGATTGCACGGTTTGGGTATTCTTAATGACCAGGCAGATGCCTTAAATAAACAAGAGATGTCTTAATTATACACCCCAAGTAAATACGGGTTTCTTACATTAGAGgatgtatttatataattatttgttaaattgtaaaaaaaaaaaaagaaaagaaaaagtgtaaaatatgtatatatccaaagatatACAACGTGTACATTATTTGTAAAAAGTTTAGAGGCTTCCCCTGTAAGAACAAATATAAGTATTCTATTTTGTCAATAAAATGACTTTTGATAAATGATTTAAATACCACCCTGTCCCCCGAGTCTTCTGAACTGTCCCCCTTATGCTTGCTGAGGACACGTGGGGGAAATGGACATTTTCTGGCTTGCCATTCTGTGCACTGACTTTAGGCATGGACACAATTACCTGTTAATCTCTAGTTCTTCAACTGTTAGCAAAGTAAATGTCATTGTTGAATTGAAATCAGAATCGCGTTTTTGCACCTTCCCCAAAGATGGTGTTTTTCATGGTCTCTCTTTGCTGACCTGTGAGTGACAGCTCACCTTGGCATGTGTGGTGTGAGTGGATGGACAGTTTGCAAAGACTGCCATTCCAACCAGCCTGTTTATTTGGCTGGTGTAAAGTCGCTTAATTTGAAACAGCAGCCCTATGTAAGTGTCTCCTGTCTGTGATTTTTTAAAGTCCCGACCTTTTACAGACCTGGCCACACTCTAAAATTTGGAGGTTAGTATTTGAAGCCACGGGTCACCTCTACTCTGTAAGTCACTTCACAATCTGGTGTAGCAGGGCAGGTGCTAGCTAACAGATTAAACGAATGGGTTAACTTCTTAATAGCGCTCCGTGCTTGTGTATTCCAAGTGTGCTGCTTTTCCTGGAGAAAAAAGCTATTGTTCCTCTGTCAAGACTAAGCTAATTTATTTGAACAGAAGGCTGTTGAATCAGCAGAAGAATGTGCTGGCAATTGTTGAACTTTTTACCTGTCTGCCCAGTGGCTCCGCACATcattcctttaagagaagctaAATGAATAGGGTTAATCTGTAGGGAACTTGGTCTTTTGAGTTTGAAAAACTTTGATCTTTTCTCCTCTCCGAATGTGCTGTGTAGTCTGAAGTTTCtttccctgctgcctggctcctctTGGTGCAGACCAATTGGCCACCGCAGAGCCTTACCGCTCGTCCATTAAAGGGATGTGggacttttactttaaaaaggagagggagagaggagacgAAGACTTGTAACAGTTAGTGAAGACCAGAGGCGCAAGTGCGCGCAGCCTTTTCAGCAGCTTTCCAGGGCTTTGTTAGCCAGCCCGCAGGCAGCTAGGCCTGGGTTGTGCATTGTAGAAAAGGCTCTGAATGCCCCACAGGTGGTCTGTGCACATAATCCCCCAATTTAAAGCGGTTTCCTTTGCTGGACAATTGCATTACAAAACTCCCTTCTTTTTCACTCCTAATTGAACCAATGAACTATTATAAActacaagtttttctttaaaaaaaaaattcctcagtaAATTCTATTGACTAAATGCTGGCAAATTTTCTGAACTGGACCTTTCAAACCACTTGCAGGAAATGCTTCTTCAGCAGATATTTTTcagataattttcttctttaggctTTTTTAATTTCTGGAAGATTagcaataatttaaaagtaattggTAAGGTTATATGTTCATATTGAAAAGATAGCCCCAGGTCTCCTATTAACCTGTCAATCAAGATAAACTGGCAGCTACCCTGCTAATAACTGGAGTCCAGCATTGTGGATGGGGAGGGGCCCTGGGTGCCCTTCTTAGCAGTTTGGTTTTCCTTTAGTGACTAAATTCTGAATTCATAAGAAGAAGACTACTTATTTTATGGACCTTCATTGAAGAAgtattggtgttttattttttaattttctattccCTTCCAAAGTCACTATTTGTGTTAActggattttttaaattagatatgTAATGTGAATACAAGCTTCAGCTGTCATGCCCATCTTAATTTGAAAAATTGGGCACCTTGCCAGCAGTTTTATACATTAAATAATTGCTGTTTTGTGGCCTAGGTACCTAAATGCACTCCCATCTAACTCACTGACTTGGGGGCTGTGTGTATGTAAACTGGCAAATTTACATACATGAACTCTGCAAATTCAGTAATAAGGTCAAAGTTGGGGGCAGGGCTTTATCTGTAGAAAAGAAAAGAGCTAAACATTGTTGGTTAACTTGCTGATTTTTCTGACATAATGGTGTTCTTGGTGATGATTTTCAACTATGACTTTGGGGAGTTGTCATACTTTGAAGCTCTTAGCTCATTTGTTTTCCATATATACTCATAAAATGCCATAAGTGATAACTTTCACAAGATTGCCGTTAAATGTGCACAACTTAACAAACTTATGAATCAAGAAAAAGCACTGCTTCCACTCTGGGGACGTTCAGTGGAAAAGGCCTGCTGCTGTGATCAGCAGACTGACTGGGTTCAGGGCTGGCACTGAACCCCTGGGCTTTGAAAGCTGAGACATGAATCAAAAGTTGTCAACACCCAAATGATACCCAAAGTTGATTGAGAGGGCAGAAAAAGTAAAGGACCCTTCTAGGCCCATGTGCATCAGACAAATGACAGGGTAATTGCCCAGATACCACTGTAAGGTATATAGGCCTGtccttaacatttaaaaagtattaagaCTTATCAACTATCTGAGGGTAGGCAATGTGGTTGTTGTGTGCCCAgaagataaaagtaaataaaaatctaatgTGATTAACGCCACCAGGAAGCCAAAACTTGTTGAATCACTTATGGGAGGAATCTTGCTGAATACTttttggttttgctgtgtagtaAAGGTCACCTGGAAGTGCTGTAAACAGAGGTGGGAAAATTAATGGAAAAACAGGGCAGCCTCATTTCTCACCCtccttactgactgagctgtgGGCACCTGCAACACTTCAACGTTTGAGGAGAGGAAATCAGGTTGTCTAACtaagaagaaatcacacagaaccAATTGCAGAACAGGATCAATTTGTGAGAGTCGTGCAAACATTTTGGGGAGGCTCAAAATAAGGGCCAGGAGCCTGTCATTGATTTAAAAGGTTGATGCTATACTGCCATCTTGTGGTACAACAAGGTTCCAGAAACTGCAGGAGAGAGCAGTTTGATTTCTTGATTGAAAAGCCATGATGGAGCTGGGGAAAGTGCTAAGTTGTTCCAGGGCTTGGATagcatgcacacagccctgggtttgacccccagcACTGCATACTATAAATACAGCGGCACATGTATGTGACCCCATCAGGACTTCAAAATCATCATCAGTTACAAATAAAGTTTGAAACCAACCTTGGACTAAAgactctgaaaaaataaaatcttaatagtGTTGGTTCTATTTCTCGGTGGACCTGCACACATTTGTACTCTGAATTCTATAGCCAGCTTCTTACGAAAAACACCCCAGACCTATGTCAGGGTAAGGTGCCACAAGAGATCCCTGCCATTCACAGTTTTATTAGCCTCAATTGAATTCTCCTGTGTTAACATCCCGAGTATTAAACTCTAAAAATTGCCATTTAAGGAATGGCAATGTAATGCCCCACTTCCATGGCAAAAGGGTACA contains:
- the Fzd8 gene encoding frizzled-8, with translation MEWGYLLEVTSLLAALALLQRSSGAAAASAKELACQEITVPLCKGIGYNYTYMPNQFNHDTQDEAGLEVHQFWPLVEIQCSPDLKFFLCSMYTPICLEDYKKPLPPCRSVCERAKAGCAPLMRQYGFAWPDRMRCDRLPEQGNPDTLCMDYNRTDLTTAAPSPPRRLPPPPPGEQPPSGSGHGRPPGARPPHRGGGGRGGGDTAAVPPSRGGKARPPSGGAAPCEPGCQCRAPMVSVSNERHPLYNRVKTGQIANCALPCHNPFFSQDERAFTVFWIGLWSVLCFVSTFATVSTFLIDMERFKYPERPIIFLSACYLFVSVGYLVRLVAGHEKVACSGGAPGAGGAGGAGGAAAAGAGAAGAGASGPGARGEYEELGAVEQHVRYETTGPALCTVVFLLVYFFGMASSIWWVILSLTWFLAAGMKWGNEAIAGYSQYFHLAAWLVPSVKSIAVLALSSVDGDPVAGICYVGNQSLDNLRGFVLAPLVIYLFIGTMFLLAGFVSLFRIRSVIKQQGGPTKTHKLEKLMIRLGLFTVLYTVPAAVVVACLFYEQHNRPRWEATHNCPCLRDLQPDQARRPDYAVFMLKYFMCLVVGITSGVWVWSGKTLESWRALCTRCCWASKGAAVGAGAGGSGPGGGGPGPGGGGGPGGGGGSLYSDVSTGLTWRSGTASSMSYPKQMPLSQV